The following coding sequences are from one Plasmodium gaboni strain SY75 chromosome 10, whole genome shotgun sequence window:
- a CDS encoding putative zinc transporter produces the protein MWLSTFLALLIFVECVIVVYIPAYIESKLSKIKKNRFFNMENFENIASGAILALAFLHMLPEVIILSNKKNMNLYYIFILVLVSVTFLNITDILYDHHTESTFDVNCTLTCENSNNQIKNINDKEITTNYIDIKSNEVIDLELKAMDKNINNNNNNNNNNNNNNNKTDPCKTNIFFEIFKSNSFFIVLSLFIHSFIEGLLMGSLKDKNAIIIVGLSMLAHKWAECLIVYKNVVNKIENPLLASIYAWSFILSLPLGVFIAIFSFPSNEFVEIIFSSIACGFFLYLSFNMTKEIKITKSNKHFISFSYFLGVGGMSTLMILFNSFESNNII, from the exons ATGTGGTTATCAACATTTCTAGCCTTACTTATTTTTGTGGAATGTGTTATAGTTGTGTATATACCAGCATATATAGAAAGTAAATTATCaaaaattaagaaaaaCAGATTTTTTAATATGGAAAATTTTGAAAACATAGCAAGTG GTGCAATATTAGCTTTAGCCTTTTTGCATATGCTACCGGAAGTTATAATTTTATcgaacaaaaaaaatatgaatctgtattatatttttatattagTACTTGTATCTGTAActtttttgaatataaCGGATATACTGTATGATCATCACACTGAAAGTACTTTTGATGTTAATTGTACACTAACATGTGAAAATTCAAACAATCAAATTAAAAACATAAACGATAAAGAAATTACtacaaattatatagaCATAAAATCAAATGAAGTTATAGATTTAGAATTGAAGGCAATGGATAAGAATATtaataacaacaacaacaacaataataataataataataataataataaaactGATCCATGTAAAactaatatattttttgaaatatttaaatcaaactctttttttattgttttaaGCCTTTTTATACATTCTTTTATAGAAG GTTTACTTATGGGAAGTctaaaagataaaaatgCTATTATAATCGTGGGACTCTCAATGTTAGCTCATAAATGGGCTGAATGTTTAATAGTTTATAAGAACGTTGTTAACAAAATAGAa aATCCCTTACTAGCAAGCATATATGCTTGGTCTTTTATCTTATCTTTACCATTAGGAGTTTTTATTGCAATATTTTCCTTCCCTTcaa ACGAATTTGTCGAAATAATTTTTAGTTCTATTGCTTGTGGTTTTTTTCTGTATCTTTCCTTTAAC atgactaaggaaataaaaataacaaagAGTAATAAGCATTTCATATCTTTTAGTTATTTCCTTGGAGTTGGAGGCATGTCAACATTgatgatattatttaattcttttgaaagtaataatataatatag